A stretch of the Vagococcus xieshaowenii genome encodes the following:
- a CDS encoding DUF4310 family protein, translated as MENNNIEIKENSFWLADWGFPIIVGLMGAAVFAGTHMYIVHGVGAFNEVSIVAMLKAGLDGGSYGAAAAFGASFLFARILEGSLVGILDIGGSILTGVGIGIPAILLSLNITQPTDNFALALLVGALCGLAIGGIIIFIRKLTINQSSSTFGADIMMGAGNASGRFLGPLIVLSACAASIPVGIGSLIGALIFYAWKKPIAGGAIIGAMIFGAFFPIVASV; from the coding sequence ATCGTTGGATTAATGGGGGCAGCTGTTTTTGCGGGAACACATATGTATATTGTTCATGGGGTAGGTGCTTTTAATGAAGTATCTATTGTAGCTATGTTAAAAGCGGGATTAGATGGTGGTTCTTATGGGGCTGCAGCAGCATTTGGTGCTAGTTTCTTATTTGCTCGTATTTTAGAAGGTTCGTTAGTAGGTATTCTAGATATTGGAGGATCTATTTTAACGGGTGTGGGGATTGGGATTCCTGCGATACTACTTTCATTAAATATCACACAACCAACAGATAACTTCGCATTAGCTTTACTTGTAGGTGCTCTTTGTGGTCTAGCAATCGGCGGAATTATTATATTCATCAGAAAATTAACTATTAACCAATCAAGCTCAACTTTTGGGGCAGATATTATGATGGGGGCAGGAAATGCTTCAGGTAGATTCTTAGGTCCTTTAATTGTATTAAGCGCATGTGCAGCTTCTATACCAGTAGGGATCGGTTCTTTGATTGGTGCGTTAATCTTTTATGCTTGGAAAAAACCAATTGCTGGAGGGGCTATTATTGGTGCAATGATTTTCGGTGCATTTTTCCCAATCGTTGCAAGCGTTTAG